One window of the Aptenodytes patagonicus chromosome 17, bAptPat1.pri.cur, whole genome shotgun sequence genome contains the following:
- the LOC143168404 gene encoding argininosuccinate lyase-like, translating to MAAEGDKLWGGRFSGSTDPVMEMFSASITYDQRLSEVDIRGSMAYAKALEKAGILSKPELEKILSGLEKISEEWSKGAFVVKQSDEDIHTANERRLKELIGDIAGKLHTGRSRNDQVVTDLKLLMKNSLSVISTHLLQLIKTLVERAAKEIDVILPGYTHLQKAQPVRWSQFLLSHAVPLTRDSERLGEMKKRMNVLPLGSGALAGNPLEIDRELLRSELDFASISLNSMDAVSERDFVVEFLSVATLLMIHLSKMAEDLILYSTSEFGFLTLSDTYCTGSSLMPQKKNPDSLELIRSKAGRVFGRLAAIVMVLKGLPSTYNKDLQEDKEAVFDVIDTLNAVLQVATGVISTLQINKGNMEKALSPEILSSDLALYLVRKGMPFRQAHIASRKAVHLAESKGIPINNLSPDDLKTISPLFGSDVSQVFNVANSVEQYRAMGGTAKSSVTAQIERLRELLKKLKEQA from the exons ggGGATAAACTTTGGGGAGGAAGATTCAGTGGAAGCACAGATCCAGTCATGGAGATGTTCAGTGCTTCCATTACCTATGATCAGAGGCTGTCTGAAGTTGATATCCGGGGCAGCATGGCTTATGCCAAAGCCTTGGAGAAGGCTGGGATCCTATCTAAACCTGAGCTGGAGAAGATCCTGAGTGGCCtggaaaag ATCTCCGAGGAATGGTCTAAAGGAGCCTTTGTGGTGAAACAAAGCGATGAGGATATCCACACTGCCAACGAACGCAGACTAAAG GAGCTGATTGGAGACatagctggaaagctgcacacTGGAAGGAGCAGGAACGATCAG GTTGTGACTGACTTGAAGCTGTTAATGAAGAATTCCCTCTCTGTCATCTCCactcacctcctgcagctcattaAGACCCTGGTGGAACGCGCTGCCAA GGAAATTGATGTTATCCTCCCTGGCTACACCCACCTGCAGAAAGCTCAGCCCGTCAGATGGAGCCAGTTCTTGCTCAG CCATGCTGTTCCTCTGACCCGTGATTCTGAGCGCCTGGGAGAGATGAAGAAGAGGATGAACGTCTTGCCTTTGGGAAG CGGTGCTCTGGCTGGCAACCCACTGGAAATTGATAGAGAGCTTCTGCGTAGTG AGCTGGACTTTGCTTCCATCAGCCTGAACAGCATGGATGCCGTCAGCGAGAGAGACTTTGTGG tgGAATTCCTCTCTGTTGCCACCCTGCTGATGATCCACCTGAGCAAGATGGCTGAAGATCTCATCCTCTACAGTACCAGCGAGTTTGGCTTTCTAACCCTCTCTGACACCTACTG cactggcagcagcctgATGCCTCAGAAGAAGAACCCCGATAGTCTGGAACTCATCCGCAGCAAAGCTGGTCGTGTGTTCGGACGG ttggCTGCTATTGTCATGGTTCTCAAAGGACTTCCAAGCACCTACAACAAGGATCTGCAG GAGGACAAGGAGGCCGTCTTTGATGTCATCGACACCCTGAATGCTGTGCTCCAGGTTGCCACTGGAGTGATTTCTACCCTCCAG ATCAACAAGGGGAACATGGAGAAGGCTCTGAGCCCTGAGATCCTGTCGTCTGATCTGGCTCTCTACTTGGTTCGTAAAGGA ATGCCATTCAGACAAGCCCACATCGCCTCTAGGAAGGCCGTCCACCTCGCCGAGTCTAAAGGCATACCCATCAATAACCTCAGCCCGGATGACCTGAAGACCATCAG ccccctgttTGGCAGCGACGTCTCCCAGGTCTTCAACGTCGCCAACAGCGTGGAGCAGTACAGGGCCATGGGCGGTACCGCCAAGAGCAGCGTGACTGCCCAGAtcgagcggctgagggagctgctgaagaagctgaaggagcaaGCTTAG